A DNA window from Buttiauxella agrestis contains the following coding sequences:
- the glnQ gene encoding glutamine ABC transporter ATP-binding protein GlnQ, with translation MIEFKNVSKHFGKTQVLHNIDLDIKQGEVVVIIGPSGSGKSTLLRCINKLEDITSGDLFVDGLKVNDPKVDERLIRQEAGMVFQQFYLFPHLTALENVAFGPIRVRGLKKDAADKLAKELLAKVGLAERAHHYPSELSGGQQQRVAIARALAVKPKMMLFDEPTSALDPELRHEVLKVMQDLAEEGMTMVIVTHEVGFAAKVASRLIFIDKGRIAEDGNPLELIENPPSQRLQEFLQHVS, from the coding sequence GTGATTGAATTTAAAAATGTTTCTAAGCACTTTGGCAAAACCCAGGTGCTGCACAATATCGATCTCGATATTAAACAAGGTGAAGTCGTCGTTATTATCGGGCCGTCAGGTTCGGGTAAATCCACGCTGCTGCGCTGCATTAACAAACTTGAAGATATCACCAGCGGCGACCTGTTCGTTGATGGTCTGAAAGTAAACGATCCGAAAGTTGATGAGCGCCTGATTCGTCAGGAAGCAGGCATGGTGTTCCAACAGTTTTATCTGTTCCCGCACCTGACTGCGCTGGAAAACGTCGCCTTTGGCCCGATTCGTGTCCGTGGTTTGAAAAAAGACGCGGCCGATAAACTGGCTAAAGAACTGCTGGCAAAAGTGGGCCTCGCCGAGCGTGCGCATCACTATCCTTCAGAGCTTTCCGGCGGTCAGCAACAGCGTGTGGCCATTGCCCGTGCGCTGGCGGTTAAGCCGAAAATGATGCTGTTCGATGAGCCAACGTCTGCACTTGACCCGGAACTGCGCCATGAAGTTCTGAAGGTTATGCAGGATCTGGCCGAAGAAGGCATGACGATGGTTATCGTGACTCACGAAGTGGGTTTTGCTGCCAAAGTCGCATCGCGCCTGATCTTTATTGATAAGGGCCGCATTGCTGAAGATGGCAACCCGCTAGAGTTGATTGAGAACCCGCCAAGCCAGCGTTTACAGGAATTCTTGCAGCACGTTTCCTGA
- the ybiO gene encoding mechanosensitive channel protein, translated as MPLLLLLLCMFSFQTQAVSPPAAAAASSQQSTTAPPAEPNLEEKKKAYSALADVLDNSQSRNELIEQLRKVAATPPPEPVPAIVPPEQLSEDKTVLENVTDVSRHYGGELAQRFAQLHRNITGAPHKSFNSQTFYNALTHFTMLAVSVFAFYLLIRTCMTPVWTRMGKWGRKKNRDRSSWFHLPLMIIGAFIIDLLLLALTIFVGQIFSDMMNAGSRTIARQQGLFLNAFALIEFFKAILRLIFCPRFPDLRPFPVSDQNARYWNIRLAGLSSLIGYGILVAVPIISNQVNVQVGAITNVLIMLCIMLWALYLIFTNKRHIQQSLIQLADRSMAFFSLFIRAFALVWHWLASAYFVVLFFFSLFDPGNSLKWMMAASLHSLAIISIAAFISGMLSRWLAKTISLSPQVQRNYPELQKRLNGWISALLKLARILTVCVAVMMLLNAWGLFDMWAWLTNGAGEKTIDILIRIVLILLFSAVGWTLLASLIENRLASDIHGRPMPSARTRTLLTLFRNALAVVISTITIMILLSEIGVNIAPLLAGAGALGLAISFGAQTLVKDIITGVFIQFENGMNTGDLVTIGPITGSVERMSIRSVGVRQDTGAYHIIPWSSITTFANFVRGIGSFVANYDVDRQEDVDKANRILKEAVHELMEQEDIRKLVIGEPSFAGIVGLTNQAFTVRVSFTTQPLKQWSVRFALDGMVKKHFDAAGIRPPVQTVQVMQPGADATQALQDAQAAAGMLPPANPTV; from the coding sequence GTGCCGCTACTCTTGCTCCTGCTGTGCATGTTTAGCTTTCAAACTCAGGCTGTCAGCCCCCCTGCTGCGGCTGCGGCTTCCTCTCAACAGAGCACTACCGCCCCACCCGCCGAACCTAATCTTGAAGAAAAAAAGAAAGCCTATTCCGCGCTGGCCGATGTGCTGGATAACTCGCAATCGCGCAATGAGTTAATTGAACAACTACGCAAAGTAGCCGCCACGCCACCGCCAGAGCCGGTTCCCGCCATTGTGCCACCTGAGCAACTGAGCGAAGACAAAACGGTGCTCGAAAATGTCACCGATGTCAGTCGCCATTACGGCGGTGAATTAGCGCAGCGCTTTGCTCAACTGCACCGCAATATTACCGGTGCTCCGCATAAGTCGTTTAATTCACAGACTTTCTATAACGCGCTCACGCATTTTACGATGCTCGCCGTCAGCGTTTTCGCTTTCTACTTGCTGATTCGCACCTGTATGACGCCGGTCTGGACGCGCATGGGTAAATGGGGGCGCAAAAAGAACCGCGACCGCTCGAGCTGGTTCCATCTGCCGCTGATGATCATTGGCGCATTTATCATCGACTTGCTGCTCCTGGCATTAACGATTTTCGTTGGACAAATATTTAGCGACATGATGAACGCAGGCAGTCGCACCATCGCCCGCCAGCAGGGGCTGTTCCTGAATGCCTTTGCGTTAATAGAATTCTTCAAAGCGATATTGCGATTAATATTCTGCCCGCGTTTCCCCGATTTACGTCCCTTCCCGGTCAGTGACCAAAATGCACGATACTGGAACATTCGCCTTGCCGGTTTGAGCAGCCTGATTGGCTACGGCATTTTGGTCGCCGTACCGATTATCTCCAACCAGGTCAACGTGCAGGTCGGCGCGATAACCAATGTTTTGATTATGCTGTGCATCATGCTTTGGGCGTTGTATCTGATATTCACCAATAAACGCCATATTCAACAAAGCCTGATTCAACTGGCTGACCGCTCGATGGCGTTTTTCAGCCTGTTTATTCGCGCCTTCGCGCTGGTCTGGCACTGGCTGGCGAGCGCTTACTTTGTGGTGTTGTTCTTCTTCTCGCTATTCGATCCTGGTAACAGCCTTAAATGGATGATGGCGGCTTCTCTGCATAGCCTGGCGATTATCAGTATTGCGGCGTTTATCTCAGGAATGCTGTCACGCTGGCTGGCGAAAACCATCTCTCTTTCACCACAGGTTCAGCGCAATTACCCGGAACTGCAAAAACGGCTGAATGGCTGGATTTCAGCGCTGTTGAAACTGGCGCGTATTCTGACGGTTTGCGTTGCCGTGATGATGCTGCTCAATGCCTGGGGACTGTTTGATATGTGGGCATGGCTCACCAACGGTGCCGGTGAGAAAACTATCGACATTCTCATCCGCATTGTGCTGATTTTGCTGTTCTCAGCCGTTGGCTGGACGCTGCTGGCAAGCCTGATTGAAAACCGCCTGGCGTCTGATATTCATGGTCGCCCGATGCCCAGCGCACGTACCCGCACGCTGCTCACCTTGTTCCGTAACGCGCTGGCGGTCGTTATCAGCACCATAACCATTATGATTTTATTGTCAGAAATTGGGGTGAATATCGCGCCGCTACTCGCCGGGGCTGGCGCTCTGGGGCTAGCCATCAGTTTCGGGGCACAAACGCTGGTGAAGGATATTATTACCGGGGTGTTTATTCAGTTTGAAAATGGGATGAACACCGGAGATTTAGTCACTATCGGGCCGATTACCGGCAGCGTTGAGCGCATGTCGATTCGTTCGGTTGGTGTGCGCCAGGACACCGGGGCGTATCACATCATTCCGTGGTCATCGATCACCACGTTCGCCAACTTTGTGCGCGGCATTGGTTCGTTTGTTGCCAACTATGACGTAGACCGACAGGAGGATGTCGACAAAGCCAACCGTATTCTGAAAGAAGCGGTGCATGAACTGATGGAGCAGGAAGATATTCGCAAACTGGTGATTGGCGAACCGTCGTTTGCCGGGATTGTCGGGCTGACTAATCAGGCATTTACGGTGCGTGTGTCATTCACAACCCAGCCGCTGAAGCAGTGGTCGGTGCGATTTGCATTAGATGGGATGGTGAAAAAGCACTTTGATGCGGCAGGCATTCGCCCGCCAGTGCAAACAGTGCAAGTGATGCAACCGGGTGCCGATGCCACTCAGGCGCTACAGGATGCGCAGGCGGCAGCGGGAATGCTGCCACCAGCAAATCCTACGGTGTGA
- the rlmF gene encoding 23S rRNA (adenine(1618)-N(6))-methyltransferase RlmF: MKTSATTKPGLHPRNRHRNRYDFPALEQSSPALSAFLRPGPHGETTVDFADPQAVKALNQALLAHFYGVKHWDIPEGFLCPPVPGRADYIHHLADLLAEGNGGVVPSQASVLDVGMGANCIYPLIGQHEYGWRFTGTDVDPEAMRSATAIIDANPGLSRLIRVRRQKNPAAILPGVIHKNEMFDATLCNPPFHDSAQAARSGSERKRVNLGQSKDGALNFGGREQELWCEGGEVAFVSQMAKESKEFGRQVQWFTSLVSRGENLPLIYRALQEAGVEKVVKKEMAQGQKQSRFIAWTFMNDAQRVRWAATRYK, translated from the coding sequence ATGAAAACCTCTGCCACCACCAAACCGGGTCTGCACCCACGCAACCGCCATCGTAACCGTTATGATTTTCCGGCACTTGAACAAAGTAGCCCGGCGCTGAGCGCATTTTTACGCCCAGGCCCACACGGCGAAACGACTGTTGATTTTGCCGACCCACAGGCGGTGAAAGCATTGAACCAGGCGCTGCTGGCACATTTCTACGGTGTGAAACATTGGGATATTCCAGAAGGTTTTCTTTGCCCGCCAGTTCCGGGTCGCGCTGATTATATTCACCATTTGGCCGATTTGCTGGCGGAAGGGAATGGTGGCGTTGTGCCTTCTCAGGCTTCTGTGTTGGATGTGGGCATGGGCGCGAACTGCATTTATCCGCTTATCGGGCAGCATGAATACGGCTGGCGTTTTACCGGGACGGATGTTGACCCGGAAGCGATGCGCAGTGCGACCGCAATTATTGACGCTAATCCGGGGCTTTCGCGCCTGATTCGTGTGCGCCGCCAAAAAAATCCTGCGGCTATCTTGCCGGGCGTGATTCATAAGAATGAAATGTTCGATGCCACGTTGTGCAACCCTCCTTTCCATGACTCGGCGCAGGCGGCACGCAGCGGCAGCGAGCGTAAACGCGTTAACCTCGGCCAGTCTAAAGACGGCGCACTGAATTTTGGTGGTCGTGAGCAAGAGTTGTGGTGCGAAGGTGGCGAGGTCGCTTTTGTTAGCCAGATGGCGAAAGAGAGCAAAGAATTTGGCCGCCAGGTGCAGTGGTTCACGTCATTGGTCTCCCGAGGCGAAAACCTGCCGTTGATTTATCGCGCATTGCAGGAAGCGGGCGTGGAGAAAGTGGTGAAGAAAGAGATGGCCCAGGGGCAGAAACAGAGTCGTTTCATTGCCTGGACCTTTATGAACGACGCACAGCGCGTTCGTTGGGCCGCTACGCGTTATAAATAG
- a CDS encoding flavin reductase family protein → MSAKRYYYEPADGHGLPHDPLNAIVGPRPIGWIASYDSHGNRNLAPYSFFNCFNYRPPIIGFASSGWKDSVQNILDTKEFVWNLATRELAEQMNETSASIPHGEDEFTRAGLTAVPGQKVKASRVAESPVNFECRLSQCIQLTSADGTAIDSWLVLGEVVAVHIDEALLIDGIYQTALAKPVLRAGGPSAYYTIDEAHRFDLTRPDAR, encoded by the coding sequence ATGTCCGCGAAACGCTATTACTATGAACCTGCCGATGGCCACGGTTTACCACATGATCCCCTTAACGCGATCGTCGGCCCTCGCCCTATCGGCTGGATTGCTTCGTATGACAGCCACGGGAACCGTAATCTGGCCCCGTATAGCTTCTTTAACTGTTTTAATTATCGCCCACCGATTATTGGTTTTGCCAGCAGCGGCTGGAAAGACAGCGTGCAAAATATTCTCGACACCAAAGAGTTCGTCTGGAACCTGGCGACTCGCGAACTGGCGGAGCAGATGAATGAAACCTCAGCGTCCATTCCACACGGTGAAGATGAATTTACCCGCGCCGGATTAACTGCCGTTCCTGGTCAAAAAGTTAAAGCCAGTCGGGTCGCAGAAAGCCCGGTTAACTTTGAATGTCGTTTGTCGCAATGCATTCAGTTAACGAGTGCCGACGGTACAGCGATTGATAGCTGGCTGGTACTGGGCGAAGTTGTCGCGGTGCATATTGATGAAGCCTTGCTGATAGACGGCATTTATCAGACTGCGCTGGCGAAACCTGTGCTGCGCGCGGGTGGCCCGTCAGCTTATTACACCATTGATGAAGCGCACCGCTTCGATCTGACTCGCCCGGATGCACGATAA
- the mcbA gene encoding DUF1471 family periplasmic protein McbA → MKKLLYFSAVVTLAALPFATMAAQEMSDMNTGQLRPAGTVSVTGASSLDDLQAKLGEKAKEEGAKGFVVNSASGNERMFGTATIYK, encoded by the coding sequence ATGAAAAAATTGCTGTATTTTTCTGCGGTTGTCACCCTTGCGGCATTACCGTTTGCTACCATGGCAGCCCAAGAAATGAGTGATATGAACACAGGTCAGCTACGTCCGGCAGGAACCGTTTCTGTCACGGGTGCTTCAAGCCTTGATGATCTACAGGCCAAACTTGGAGAGAAAGCGAAAGAAGAAGGGGCAAAAGGTTTTGTTGTTAACTCGGCTAGCGGAAATGAACGTATGTTCGGCACCGCGACTATTTATAAATAG
- a CDS encoding TRAP transporter substrate-binding protein — translation MKFLTLPRQLLCASLMTLCATGANAADKITLKLAHNLERSHVVHLAFEELAKEVQQLSDGNMRIRIYPSSQMGSARETLELLQNGALDMTKGSASDLESFDNTYAIYNLPYLFKDQQHFNRVVFGEVGKEIMESTKDKGFFGISAYVAGTRSFYAKKPITKPEDLKGLKIRVQASPTTLKMVELMGGSPTPISFGEVYTAMQQGVVDGAENNVPSWVQTRHIEIAKVFSEDEHTSIPDFLVISTKTWQKLSPEQQQILMKAAKNSEAYQQKLWEKVDADSRAQAKAMGATILSVDKAPFRAAVKPLYDDFAKDPKQAALLAKFEAAAE, via the coding sequence ATGAAATTTTTAACTCTACCTCGCCAATTACTCTGTGCCTCGCTAATGACTTTATGTGCCACTGGCGCAAATGCGGCAGATAAAATCACCCTAAAACTGGCGCATAATCTGGAGCGCAGCCATGTTGTGCATCTGGCATTTGAAGAATTGGCCAAAGAGGTACAACAACTTTCAGACGGTAATATGCGTATTCGCATTTACCCTAGCAGCCAAATGGGCAGCGCGCGCGAAACACTGGAGCTTTTGCAAAATGGTGCGCTGGATATGACGAAAGGTTCGGCCAGTGATTTGGAATCTTTTGACAATACTTACGCTATCTATAATTTGCCGTATTTATTTAAAGACCAGCAGCATTTTAATCGCGTGGTGTTTGGTGAAGTCGGCAAAGAAATTATGGAATCAACGAAAGATAAAGGGTTCTTTGGTATTTCCGCCTATGTTGCCGGCACCCGTAGTTTCTATGCTAAAAAACCGATTACCAAACCAGAAGATTTAAAAGGTCTTAAAATTCGTGTCCAGGCAAGCCCTACAACATTAAAAATGGTTGAATTAATGGGCGGCTCACCTACCCCTATTTCATTCGGTGAAGTGTATACCGCGATGCAACAAGGCGTGGTTGATGGTGCAGAAAATAACGTGCCGTCATGGGTTCAGACTCGTCATATCGAAATCGCTAAAGTTTTCTCGGAAGATGAACATACTTCCATTCCTGACTTCCTCGTTATCTCCACGAAAACCTGGCAGAAGCTATCACCTGAACAGCAGCAAATCCTGATGAAAGCGGCGAAAAACTCCGAAGCGTATCAACAAAAGCTTTGGGAGAAAGTCGATGCTGATTCACGTGCTCAGGCTAAAGCCATGGGCGCGACTATCCTCAGCGTAGATAAAGCCCCATTCCGCGCCGCAGTAAAACCGCTGTATGACGACTTCGCCAAAGATCCAAAACAAGCCGCACTGCTGGCTAAATTCGAAGCCGCTGCCGAGTGA
- a CDS encoding TRAP transporter small permease: protein MILKPIKLAVDRTIATFSVLVMVALVVCVVWQVFSRYVLNQPSTLTDELARFLMIWVGLLGASYTVGAQRHLSIDFLSMMLPDNKKPLLNIVINALILLFSSTVIVNGGLKLIEKTLATSQLSAALQIPMGYVYIVLPLSGAIMMFYSLYFILTDAHTLVSKEGK from the coding sequence ATGATACTTAAGCCCATAAAGCTTGCGGTAGACCGGACTATTGCCACTTTTTCTGTACTGGTGATGGTCGCTCTGGTTGTCTGCGTGGTGTGGCAGGTTTTCAGCCGCTACGTCCTCAACCAACCCAGTACTCTCACCGATGAACTGGCACGTTTTCTGATGATCTGGGTGGGTCTGCTGGGCGCATCTTATACCGTTGGCGCACAACGCCACCTTTCCATCGATTTCCTCTCGATGATGCTGCCAGATAATAAAAAACCGCTGCTTAACATCGTGATTAACGCGCTGATATTACTGTTTTCATCCACGGTTATTGTCAACGGCGGCCTGAAGCTGATTGAAAAAACATTAGCCACCTCGCAGCTCTCAGCGGCGTTACAAATCCCGATGGGTTATGTCTACATTGTGCTGCCATTAAGCGGGGCAATTATGATGTTTTACTCGCTCTATTTTATCCTGACCGACGCTCACACTCTGGTCAGCAAGGAAGGGAAATAA
- a CDS encoding TRAP transporter large permease, whose translation METYIALTLFGAFFVLVFIGVPISFAIGIATVSSMLLMFPWDVAVITVSQRLANGLDNFALLAIPFFIFAGTLMNSGGIAIRLINLAQIMVGRIPGSLGHVNVLANMMFGSISGSAVAAAAAVGGTLSPIQNKEGYDPAFSTAVNVSSCITGLLIPPSNVLIVFSLTAGGVSVASLFMAGYLPGILMGLSIMLVCWIISRRRGYPVSARPTCAQAAKAFLDALPSLLLVIIVMGGILGGVFTATEASAIAVVYTFVLSVLIYREVKWRDLPKLILDSVVTTSIVLLLIGFSVGMSWAMTNADIPYMISDALMGVSDNPLVILLLINIVLLIVGIFMDMTPAVLIFTPIFLPIAQDLGMDPVHFGIMMVANLCVGLLTPPVGSALFVGCSITGVKIQNLIKPLLPFYAALFVSLMMITYIPEISLFIPRLLGLM comes from the coding sequence ATGGAAACTTATATCGCCCTCACCTTATTTGGTGCGTTCTTCGTTCTGGTGTTTATCGGGGTGCCTATTTCGTTTGCGATTGGGATTGCCACCGTTTCCTCTATGTTGCTGATGTTCCCATGGGACGTGGCGGTTATCACTGTTTCGCAGCGTCTCGCCAATGGCCTGGATAACTTTGCGCTACTGGCGATCCCGTTCTTTATTTTTGCCGGAACACTGATGAACAGCGGCGGAATAGCCATCCGCTTAATTAATCTTGCACAAATTATGGTTGGCCGTATTCCCGGTTCTCTTGGCCATGTCAACGTGCTGGCGAATATGATGTTTGGCTCCATCTCCGGTTCGGCTGTTGCCGCTGCCGCAGCCGTAGGGGGAACACTTTCCCCGATTCAAAACAAAGAAGGCTATGACCCGGCGTTTTCAACGGCGGTCAACGTTTCATCGTGCATTACAGGGTTGCTGATTCCACCTTCTAACGTGCTGATTGTGTTCTCGCTGACGGCGGGTGGCGTATCGGTGGCATCGTTATTTATGGCCGGTTACTTGCCGGGCATCTTAATGGGCCTGTCAATCATGCTGGTGTGCTGGATTATCTCCCGGCGCCGCGGCTATCCGGTTTCCGCACGTCCAACCTGCGCTCAAGCAGCAAAAGCGTTCCTCGACGCGTTGCCAAGCCTGTTACTGGTGATTATCGTCATGGGCGGGATTCTGGGCGGCGTATTCACCGCAACGGAAGCCTCAGCCATCGCGGTGGTTTACACCTTCGTCCTTTCGGTGCTTATCTATCGCGAAGTGAAATGGCGTGATTTACCAAAGCTCATCCTTGATTCGGTGGTGACAACCTCGATTGTTCTGCTGCTCATTGGCTTCTCAGTTGGCATGTCCTGGGCCATGACCAACGCGGATATTCCCTACATGATTAGCGATGCGCTGATGGGTGTCTCGGATAACCCGCTGGTGATTCTGTTGCTTATCAACATCGTGCTGCTCATTGTCGGCATCTTTATGGATATGACGCCAGCGGTGCTTATCTTTACGCCAATCTTCCTGCCTATTGCGCAAGATTTGGGGATGGATCCGGTTCACTTCGGCATCATGATGGTCGCTAACTTGTGCGTCGGCTTGCTGACTCCTCCGGTTGGCAGCGCACTGTTTGTCGGCTGTTCCATCACGGGCGTTAAAATTCAGAATCTGATCAAACCGTTGCTGCCCTTCTATGCCGCGCTGTTTGTCTCACTGATGATGATTACCTACATTCCTGAGATTTCCCTGTTTATTCCTCGGCTGTTGGGACTGATGTAA
- the celB gene encoding PTS cellobiose transporter subunit IIC, whose protein sequence is MKNLMAAIEAKLMPLAGRMAQQRHLGAIRDAYISFMPFIIVGSILLVISSFPSTAYQQFMASIFGEGWSATIEIPFNAIFSTMAVFISFLVAYRLAERYDIDKMSAGILSLSCFLILTPFAKTQEIGNLIPMEWLGSKGLFVAMLGAIASTELFAWMLSRNWVIRMPDGVPPAVQKSFAALIPSLLILVIALAIRVLFARTDYHTIHQFVYEVLATPIRHFGTSYVGALFTCFSITSLWSVGINSGSMVNGILRPFWMENQMENLTATQAGLLPPHVVTEQFYDMIWMGGAGATLSLVIAMLLFARSQHIKNVSRLAAGSSIFNINEPVLFGLPVIMNPIMLIPFNLVPLVLVTVQYITMSIGWVATTTGVYIPWTLPPVLSGFIVTGHLSGAVIQLINLLIGAIIYLPFLKVVDKQYRANETPEISATTKPATE, encoded by the coding sequence ATGAAAAACCTGATGGCCGCAATAGAAGCAAAGCTGATGCCCCTTGCCGGAAGAATGGCGCAACAACGCCACCTCGGGGCCATTCGCGATGCGTATATCTCGTTTATGCCTTTTATTATTGTCGGTTCAATTCTGCTGGTTATCTCCTCTTTCCCAAGCACTGCCTATCAACAGTTTATGGCGTCGATTTTTGGTGAAGGTTGGTCTGCAACTATCGAAATCCCGTTTAATGCCATCTTCTCGACCATGGCGGTGTTCATTAGTTTCCTGGTCGCTTATCGTCTTGCAGAGCGTTATGACATCGACAAAATGTCCGCCGGGATTTTGTCTCTCTCCTGCTTCCTGATTCTCACCCCCTTCGCTAAAACCCAGGAAATTGGCAACCTTATTCCGATGGAGTGGTTGGGTTCAAAGGGGTTGTTTGTCGCGATGCTCGGTGCGATTGCCAGCACTGAATTATTTGCCTGGATGCTAAGCCGCAACTGGGTGATCCGTATGCCGGATGGCGTGCCACCTGCGGTACAAAAATCCTTCGCGGCTTTGATTCCATCACTGCTGATTCTGGTGATTGCGCTCGCGATTCGCGTGCTGTTCGCCCGCACGGATTACCACACTATTCACCAGTTTGTTTACGAAGTGCTGGCTACGCCAATTCGCCACTTCGGGACTTCCTATGTTGGCGCGTTGTTTACGTGCTTTAGCATTACCAGCCTGTGGTCGGTCGGGATTAACTCAGGCTCGATGGTCAACGGCATCCTGCGTCCATTCTGGATGGAAAACCAAATGGAGAACCTGACCGCAACACAGGCAGGATTGCTGCCTCCGCATGTTGTCACCGAACAGTTCTACGACATGATTTGGATGGGCGGCGCGGGAGCCACCTTGTCTCTGGTGATTGCTATGCTGCTGTTTGCCCGCAGCCAGCATATTAAGAACGTTTCGCGTCTGGCTGCAGGTTCTTCCATCTTCAACATTAACGAGCCGGTGCTGTTTGGCCTGCCGGTCATCATGAACCCAATAATGCTTATCCCATTCAACCTGGTCCCGCTGGTGCTGGTGACGGTGCAATACATCACCATGTCGATAGGTTGGGTCGCCACCACCACTGGGGTCTATATCCCGTGGACGCTGCCGCCAGTATTAAGCGGGTTTATCGTTACCGGGCATCTCAGCGGCGCTGTAATTCAGCTTATCAATCTGTTGATTGGCGCCATCATCTACCTGCCGTTCCTTAAAGTCGTGGACAAGCAATACCGGGCGAATGAAACCCCGGAAATTTCAGCCACCACTAAACCCGCCACGGAGTAA
- a CDS encoding N(4)-(beta-N-acetylglucosaminyl)-L-asparaginase — MTLSKNWGVIATWRMAWEGVSEAAQLLQRNNDASGAAVRAVTCVEDYPFYKSVGYGGLPNEQGVVELDAAFMDGSTLAIGAVASIRDIANPILVAQALSRERFNSFMVGEGAQTWALAQGFERKNMLTDRAHQHYLKRKRETLDRGLSPYTGHDTVGVITLDQNQQMCVATSTSGLFMKRPGRVGDSPVSGSGFYADSQIGAATATGLGEDLMKGCISYEIVSRMGRGMSPQQAAESAVYDLESQLIARYGRAGDLSVVCMNNRGEYGAATTIDNFSFSVATAAQTPAVFLTTREGKHTLIRPADQAWLDAYIERITAEVIV; from the coding sequence ATGACGTTATCGAAAAACTGGGGCGTGATAGCGACCTGGCGTATGGCCTGGGAAGGGGTCAGTGAAGCCGCGCAGTTATTGCAAAGGAACAACGACGCCAGTGGTGCTGCGGTTCGCGCAGTCACCTGTGTAGAAGATTATCCATTTTATAAATCAGTTGGTTACGGCGGCTTGCCTAACGAACAAGGTGTGGTTGAACTGGACGCTGCGTTTATGGACGGTTCAACGCTCGCCATAGGCGCGGTTGCCAGTATTCGCGATATCGCTAACCCGATTCTGGTGGCGCAAGCCTTAAGCCGCGAGCGCTTCAACAGTTTTATGGTCGGCGAAGGCGCACAAACCTGGGCGCTCGCGCAAGGTTTTGAGCGCAAAAACATGCTGACCGATCGCGCCCATCAGCATTATCTCAAGCGTAAACGTGAAACGTTGGATCGCGGCCTTAGCCCGTACACCGGGCACGATACCGTTGGCGTGATCACCCTCGATCAGAATCAACAGATGTGCGTCGCCACCTCCACCAGCGGCTTGTTTATGAAGCGCCCTGGGCGCGTGGGCGACTCGCCGGTATCGGGTTCCGGTTTTTATGCCGACAGCCAGATTGGTGCCGCCACCGCCACCGGCCTTGGCGAAGACTTGATGAAAGGATGCATCAGCTACGAAATCGTCAGCCGCATGGGGCGCGGAATGTCACCACAACAGGCGGCTGAATCAGCGGTTTACGACCTCGAAAGCCAATTGATTGCCCGCTATGGTCGCGCCGGTGATTTGTCGGTGGTGTGTATGAATAACCGCGGTGAATACGGTGCAGCCACGACCATTGATAACTTCTCGTTTTCAGTCGCCACGGCAGCGCAAACGCCAGCGGTATTTTTGACCACCCGCGAAGGAAAACACACCCTGATTCGCCCGGCAGACCAGGCGTGGCTTGATGCCTATATCGAACGTATTACCGCCGAGGTGATCGTATGA